The Choloepus didactylus isolate mChoDid1 chromosome 7, mChoDid1.pri, whole genome shotgun sequence genome segment CTACCTGTGTCTCTACACAGTCTGGAACATTCTGCTCCCCCATCCTGATTGTGCCCCTGCTGTATACCCGGGCTGAGGTCCCCGATGAGCGTCCCCCTTGCCCCCAGGAAACTCTGTCCTTCATGATCAGGCCCTGACCATCAAAGGGCTGAAGTGGATATCACGGCCTCCTGGGGGACCCCAACACCCCTTCAGTCCTGGGGAATCAGCCTCGGGTGTCAGCACCTCTGCCCGTCTGGGGACCCTGGAGAGGAGGGCCTGTGAGGGCGGGGAGGGGCTCGGCTGGGATGCCCTTCCCAAGGCAGAGGGGCTTTCTCCTCCCCGTTCTCTGTCCCCGGCACCATCCTTTTCCACAAATCATTCACTGCCTGGAGCCCTGCCTGTCCCTCCTGCCACAGCCAACACCCCAAATTGCCAGGGGGTGGGAGGCCCCAAGAAACCACAGGGATGGCCAGGGGTCAGAGGTGACAACTCCGTGACCCAACACAAGTCTGTAAGATGCCCCTGGCTGGCGGGAGTGAGAGTGGGGGCTGCTGGGCACGGGGTGGGGGCTCGGGGTGGGGAGGGACACTGAGGGCAGGGccactgccctggggagggaggaaggagcgGGTCTGAGGCCTGGTCAGCACCTCTCTGGCTTCCCTGGGCTGctcgctgcccccccccccaagccaCTCACTGTCCCCACCTGTGTGGGGAGGCGGGGCCAGGCTGCCTTCTCCTTGGTGGGTCCTGGACCCCTGTGAGGTCCCGACAGGGGTTTGGGCCCCAACCCCCACAGTGAATGCAGATGCCATTGTTTGTGCCCCAGTTGAGGGAGATCCTCGAACCCCCAAAACCCACCTGTGTACCCCCAGTCACAGCCGCAGGATCTCTGGCCCGGTGACCCTGAATCCTTGACCCCTCCCCCTGACAAACCCCCGCTGATGCCCGTGGGAGCACCTGGCCCCTGCAGCCCTCATGTTCCAGCCGCTGGGAAGGCCTGGGGGACCCCGACAGCCACCCCCGTCAGACGCCAGCCCCAGCAGCCCGTGGGCTGGATCCCCTCTGCCCTGTCCCCCGAGGCAAACCCCACTGGGACACAGCGTCTGCTCCTGTCACTCCGGGGAATCACACTGCGGGTGCCTGGCAAAAGGAAATCAACAAATGTTTTCAAACAGATTGGCCTCAAATGCACATCCACCGTTTCCTGTGGAACTCGCCTGAGTGACCAGAGCTGTCCCCACCCTGCGTGGAGGACGGGCGGCTGCACTGGACCCAGGAGAGTCCCCGCAGGCCCGTGCCCCAGGCCAGCCAGGGGGGCTCTAGGGGACACTCCAGGGGTCCGGGAGGGTGATGCCCCCCTCATGCGATCAGCTAACAGTGGAGCCCAGCCCCGGGGCCGGTGCCTTTCCCCACTGGTCCCCGTCATTGAATCCAGATCTTTCTCCTTCCTGCTTTAACCCCAGcgagaggagggggagaggagcgGAAGGCAGAGGACAGCCCTGGCTCTTACCCCAGAGCTTCTCCAGGGGACAGTGGCAGTGACTGGAGCCAGTTTGGGTTGTCACCACTAAGGGGTCACACCGGCACCTGGAGGTTAGCGGCCCAGGGTGCAGCTAGACACCCCACACCGCCCAGGGGTGCTACACACGGGGGAACCGTCCAGCCCTAACGTCAGGACTGCAGGCACGGAGACGCCCCGCTCCAGGCCTCTCAGGAGGGGTCTCCACTGCGGCCTCACAGGGTTGGGGTCACCTCCAGCCCCAGAGGCcaagggaggagcaggaggacgCTGAAGGGAAGACGCTGTTGTCTTTCCCCCACGGACGCCGTGTCACCCTCTCTGTGCTTCTCCCGTGTCGACGATGCAGACGACATCCCACGACCCTGCCCACCTGGGCGTCAGTGCTGGGGACGTGTCCTCGCGGGCAGGCCCCAACCACACGGACGGCCACGGGACCGTCAGCTTCAACGAGCCCGCCGTGCACTCGCCCACAGGGCCGTCTCGGAGGACACGGTGGGCTCCGGAGCCGTGGACGGGGCTGCAGGGCTGCTGAGGGGAGGAGGTCTGAGGAGGCAGGTCCGGAGGGACGGGACGTGAGCACACGGGGAGGGAGGAAGTGAGGAAAGTGCGGGGGGTCTCTGTCCCTCCTCGGTCCTGCCCCGGGGGTGAGCAGGGTCCCCTGTGGATCTGGGTGGAGGGGCCAGTCAGCGAGCCCACCCACCCCTGGGCCTGCTTGCCCCTGCCGTGTGGACGTCCACAAGCTGGGCAGGGGGCTCCCCTCAAACAAGGGGCGCAGGGTCGACAGTGCCACATTCAGTGACTCCACCGAACCCCGGGCCAGGACTCGTCCCGGGAGCCCCGGAGGAAGACGTGGTGACGTCAGACTGACACCCTCCTCCTGATGCCGTGGGGCCACCCGCCCTGACCACAGCAGGTGAGGACCCGCGCGAGTGGGTGGCCCCCGGGAGGCCCGTAGGGGCCGTGGGACCGTCTGGCCGCAGCCTGGCCGGGAGCTCCCTCAGGTATCCGGACACTGTGAAAGCCTTGCCCAGGTTCCCCCGTGTCGTGTCCCCCCCATTTGCCCGGGTCTGAGAAGACGGGGGGTCCCCTACGGTTCTATCCCAGGCTGCTTAGAGCAGTTCCATGACATGGTTTGGCAGAACCAGTGGGAATTTATCCCCTTCCGGCTATAGTCTGGGAAACTGTCCAAATTGAGGTGTCACTGTGGGGAGATTTCCTCCCTGAAGACGAGCTGCCGGCGACCCCGGCTCCTCTGCCCCACGGCGACGtccatggtggcatctgctgccATCTCCCCTCTCGTCCACGGtctccagcttcttgcttccgagGGTTTTTCTCTGAATGCAGAGAGGACGCAGAAGCATGTGGTCTGTATTCAGGGTGTGTAGAAAGGACCCCAGTGAGACGGCTGAGAGCCCTCCGGAATGAGGTGGGTGAACCTTACAGAAGTGGCCTCATCAGATGGTCCGATTACAATGGTCTATATGCGGAGGAACGGATCACATTCACCACATGTTTTTGGGGGGTCCACACAGCTTCAACCACCACTCCTTCTAACCTCCTAGTCTCAGTGGGGTTCACAAAGCCTTCCTGACTCCCCGCCCCACCCAGCCCTGCAGGCCCTTCCCACCCTCCAGCCATCCCGCGGGAAAGCTCTTCATGCATCTTCCAGCCCCAGACGGCAGACGTGCAGGGCCCCGGCACGGTGGTCTCTTCCTAAAGACCTTAAGGGCCTCTATTTCATCCCTTTCGAAAGAGCTGAAGCCTGTGAACACCATAAAGATCCCACATAATAAAAGTCAATCTGAATAAAATAAGTCAggagcagagaaagaaataatgtACCTAGAAATATATGATGACCCTTTGAAGCAAGAATGCAGCAAATTGAGCTCTGAACTTCCTTTCCGTGAGGGCAAAAGAGGGAAACATCTCGGGGCACACACTATCCGATCAAACGAGGAGACAAATTCACTTGGTGAGAAAATATCTTCCTTGTTACTGAATTTGAAGAGGAAGAGGCCTCAAAATGTCTTGTGAGTATGAGGTATAAATATAACTAAATTTGAAGAACCCACGATTTGCCCACAGCTCTCCGTCCCCAGGCATAAggatctcagtttccttctctgtgctgAGGAGTTCCCCAGAACTTTCCCTTTGGGGGTCCCGGCCCCTCCCTGGGCCTGTGCTGACAGGGGCTCTGAGTCTCTCCCGAGGTTGGTTTGGGAGTCAGCACCGCTGGGGCCTGGCTGGGGGGTACACAGGGTCCACGCCAACACCCTCCCCCAACAGGTCCCCCCAATTCTGTTTCCCAGGACACCAAGCAGGACCACGAGCCCCCCTACGAGGTGTCAGTGCAGGAGGAGGTGACCGCCCGCCTGCACTTCGTCAAGTTTGAGAACACCTACATCGAGGCCTGCCTGGACTTCATCAAGGACCACCTGGTCAACACGGAGACCACCGTCATCCAGGCCACGGGGGGCGGTGCCTACAAGTTCAAGGACCTCATCGAGGAGAAGCTGCGGCTCAAGTGGGTGTGCCGGAGTGGGTGGGCAAGAGGCAGCATGTCCACGCTGGGGGGCTCCGGAGGCTGAGGGGGCCTGGGGACCTGGGGGGCTCTGGGAGTGCAGGTGGCTGGGAGGGTTCAGAAGGCCAGGGGTTGGGGAGTTCTGGAAGCTGAGGGGGTTCTGGAGACCGGGGTAATGTAGGGCTTGGGGTTGGGGCCGCTCTTGGGTCCCGGCTCTCTTGGCGTTGTGCCTGGCTAAGACCACAGCGTGGCCTCGGGTGGCCGTGGGGAGCAGCTGGGCTGGGTCTAGGGCTGCGGGCTGAGCCCGAAGAGTCTTCTGTTGCCTGAACTCCAGGAAGGGTGGCTGGGGGCGGGAGGAAGGggtggcctgggcctgggcctgctcAGGTGATGTGCTCTGAGGCGCCTTCCTGGCCCCACCGTGGGGCTGCTGAGGCTGGGACAGACAGGAGTGGCCTGTATGGAGGCCGTGGGGCTGCACCCAGCCCAGCCGGGAGGTGGAGGCGCGGCCCTGGATGGGAGCAGGAGACCTCGGTCGGCCGTGCCCGGGGCAGCACCGCTGAGAGCGACTTCGGGTGGACTCCCCTCCCATGCGGGGCGGGTCCTGCCGGCTGGGGTTGGGGCGTCTGAGGGGCCGGGCTGCTTCCTCCCAGAGTCTCCAAGGAGGACGTGATGACCTGCCTCATAAAGGGCTGCAACTTTGTGCTGAAGAACATCCCACAGGAGGCGTTTGTGTGCCAGAAGGGCTCCGACCCCGAGTTCCGCTTCCAGACCAGTCACCCCGACATCTTCCCGTACCTCCTGGTCAGCATCGGCGCCGGCGTCTCCATCGTGAAGGTGAGCCCTGTGACTAAGCGAACGGGTGGCGAGTGGCTCAGCCCATGTGCATGGAGCGCGCTGTCTGTCGGAGCCGCAGTGGGGCCAGGGCCCGGGGATCCGGGGCCAGCGTGGAGAGGAGCTCCGTCCTCGCAAGGCTGCAGCCCAGGCCACACTCGCTCGCACCTCTGAGCTGCTGCCCCCCTGGGCGACCTGCCAGGCTGGGGGCAAGGACCTGCCAGCTGAGGCGCCACCCTCTGCCCACTTCCCAGGTGGAGACTGAGGATGCGTTCGAGTGGGTCGGCGGCAGCTCCATTGGTGGCGGAACCTTCTGGGGACTTGGGGCCCTGCTGACCAAAACCAAGGTACCCACAGCCCACTGGGTATCCAGCTCCGTTACGCCTCTCCCCAGTCCCTCGGGAAAGGAGCGGTGGCCCGGCCGTCTGAGATGTGCCGTTGGCCAGCATTAATGTAAAGGCCCCTTTCTGGCCTTTCTTCTGACTGTTTACTGGTCCCTGGGCCCAGCAGGTGCTGAGTTTGTGTGAGGACGGGTATGGTGGCCAGTCCGGAGCTTCCCATGGTGGGTGGACCCTGCTCCGCCTGCCTCTTGCTGCCTTCGGCCCCAGGCGACCGGAGGCCCCGAGCGCCCAGCCCCCAGCTCGAGTCCTCAGGCGGGTGGGCTTGGGCTCCAGGCTCAGGGGCACCTCACTGGCTTTCACCCGCTCATCCGTAGAAGTTTGATGAGCTGCTGCAGCTGGCCTCCCGGGGCCAGCACACCACTGTGGACATGCTGGTGCAGGACATCTACGGCGGCGCCCACCACACGCTCGGGCTGGGCGGCAACCTCATCGCCAGCAGCTTCGGAAAGTCCGCCACGGCCGACACAGGTACCCCCGCCTGCGCCCACCCCTGGGCTGCCACTCAGGAGGGACGCAGGGCGGGCTGCACCCCGAAGGGCCTCCTCCTTCCCTCGGCTCCTTTCTCCCGAGCGTCTCCGCGGGTGCTCTGCAGGCTGCCTTCCCGGAGGAGGCGGGCTCTCGCAGGCTAAACCCTCCTCGCCCACTCCCGCCCCACAGGGGCACAGCTTTCACCTTGCGCAGGTGACGCTCTGTGGTCAGAAGTTCAGTAAGGGGGTCCAATAAGTGTGAGTTAGGAAAAcgattttaacaaaatttttttatcCCTTGAAAACAAAGGCTGACCCATGTAGGAGTGCTGCaaatcacatgcacacacacaccctcgcacactcacacacacagctcACCTGCACACACATACCTCACACCTACGCACACTTCACACATGCACTCACTTGCTCACACACCTCACACATTCACATCACCTCCACATACGCACGTGCacctcacacactcacacaagcTCACGTGCACCTCACACATTCGTGGACCTCACACGTGCTCACGCACATTTCACAGACATGCACCTCACACACCTCACGGAcacacacctcacacacacacactcctgcgCACACGCGTCTGCCCTCCCTCAGTCCCGccctcctgccctctgcccctcGCTCTCCCCGTGCTCCCGTCACACCTGCCCTGCTCCCCGGGTAACTCTCCCGTGTCTCCCAGAGTTCTCCAAAGAGGACATGGCCAAGAGCCTGCTGCACATGATCAGCAACGACATCGGGCAGCTCGCCTGCCTCTACGCCAGGCTCCACCACCTGGACAGAGTCTACTTCGGGGGCTTCTTCATCCGGGGCCACCCCGTCACCATGCGCACCATCACCTACAGCATCAACTTCTTCTCCAAGGTACCGCCGGCACCCTCTCTGCCGCCGTGGGCCCGGTCTCCTCGCTCCCTCACGTGGGCCTTCAGCACACGCAGAGGCAGCCATGCGCCCACGGGACCCGGAGCGGACCAGGGGGCCTGCTATGCGCGGAGCCAGGACCAGGGCCGCTCACAGTGCCCGGGCCAGCGGGAGGCCAGGCAGGCCACGAGGAGCCAGCGCCCCCAGCCGGCCTTTCCCATCCTCCTGCCCTTCCCTTCTGGCTGGTTCCCGCATCCTGCATTTGGGGGCCCCTGGGCCTCTGAGTTTGAACTTGTTCCCAGTGAGGAGCATTTAGGGGCTCTGTCAGTGCCCACCAGCTTCAAACTGAGCTTTGAGGCACCTGCGTCAGGGTGGGAGATGTGCTGAGACGACACGCACACAAGAGAATCCAATGCCAGGGAAGCTGGATTTGCAAAGTAGATGAGTTGAGTGGTTATTACTTTTCTGGAAGAAGTAATTTTCtcatgagaatgtttatcctcgGGTTTCTTCAAACTTCTGGCTTCGCGTCTGCTCTGAGATGCAGTCCCGTTGTCAAGTCTGTGTGGACAGCTTCCCTGGAAGTTCCCACCCGGGAGGGCGGGGTCCACCCGTGCCCCTCGATTTAAGCTGGCTTGGCCCTCAAGGCTACATGTGGGTTTTTGGCCGTGGCAGGGGGAAGTCCAGGCTCTGTTCCTGAGGCACGAAGGCTACCTGGGGGCCATCGGAGCATTCCTGAAAGGAGCCGAGCAAGACAGTGAGTGGAGTGGGCCGTGGCTCCTGAGCACGCCGTGCCCTGCCGGGAAACGCTGTCCTGCGTGTCGGGCGAGGCGGGGAGGGGAGAGCAAGGCCACAGGCAGCCTTCAGGGTGGACGTGTGGGCCCTTCCCTCCGCCCTCCCGCTTCGAGTCCTGCACTGGCTCTCCTGGGGCCTGGGCCCCTCCTGGCCATGGAAGGGGACATGCCAGCCTCGGCCGGGCTTCTCCTGAGGGGCCTCGGGAGGGTGGGTGACGAGGGCTGCATACAGGGCCGCTGGCGTGCAGTTTCCAGCCACCCCCTCGCCGCCCCAGCAGATGTGCTGCCCTGTTGTTGTCTTTTAAGGCCCATTTGAAGGTACTTGGACGTGCTGCTGCCCCAGAAAGCTCAGGGCGGTCTGCTAGAGGTTGGCagcaacatgaaaaaataatagcaTAACAGAATAATAACAAACGaaaaaaaacagggaagaaaCAATCCAGCTCACTTGGCATTGCAGACACCCTCAGGCTTGTCCCCTTTTTCAAGTGTGGTCAGGCCGACCCTGGGGGTGTCCTAAGGGTGTCCAGGGGCACCGTGCTGTCCCCAGGCTGACTGTGGTGTGTCCTGGGGGTGTCGGGGTGCACCACCCCCAGGCTGACTGCTGAGGGGTATCTGGACATGTCATGCTGTCCCCAGGCTGACGGAGGTGACCTGGTCTCACTCTTCCAGATCCCAACCAGTATAGCTGGGGAGAAAACTACGCGGGCAGCTCCGGCCTGATGAGCCCGgcccccgagctctgcccggtgCAGAGGGCAAGGAGCGGCACGGTGAGTGGGTCTGTGGGGGCACTGCCTTCCTCGGGGCCTCTCCTGGGTTCTTGGGGACAGCCCCAAGTCACTGTGGCCGGGGTTAAAGGGGCTTGACAATACGGACTCTTAACAAACCCAGCCATGGGCTTCACCTCACTCAAGGGCAGAAGAAAGCCGCTGTGGTCTGCTTGCCTGCACCCCTCATTTAGGGCTTTCTTAAGGTTTCAAACTGCAGAGACCGTgctgcccagccccctcctcgCAGGGAGGACACTGAAGTTCAAGGAGTCAGGCAGCAGCAGGTTTAGTGCCTGGAGCCACAGCCCCGACCTgggcaaccccccccccccaacttctCTTGCTGTGGGTTTCCTGGCGGCCATAAAGCATATGCACAGCCCGCTCTGCCACAGGGTCAGGACTCATTCCTCAAGTCTCCATTCTAGGGGGCTGCtcgttttgctaatgctgccgctatgcaagacaccagaaatggactggcttttataaaggggattcattaggtCTCAAATGTGTAGTTCTGAggtcatagaagtgtccagaccaaggcatcaa includes the following:
- the LOC119540497 gene encoding 4'-phosphopantetheine phosphatase-like; this translates as MVASAAISPLVHGLQLLASEGFSLNAERTQKHVVCIQVSPEVGLGVSTAGAWLGGTQGPRQHPPPTGPPNSVSQDTKQDHEPPYEVSVQEEVTARLHFVKFENTYIEACLDFIKDHLVNTETTVIQATGGGAYKFKDLIEEKLRLKVSKEDVMTCLIKGCNFVLKNIPQEAFVCQKGSDPEFRFQTSHPDIFPYLLVSIGAGVSIVKVETEDAFEWVGGSSIGGGTFWGLGALLTKTKKFDELLQLASRGQHTTVDMLVQDIYGGAHHTLGLGGNLIASSFGKSATADTEFSKEDMAKSLLHMISNDIGQLACLYARLHHLDRVYFGGFFIRGHPVTMRTITYSINFFSKGEVQALFLRHEGYLGAIGAFLKGAEQDNPNQYSWGENYAGSSGLMSPAPELCPVQRARSGTFDLLEMDRLERPLVNLPLLLDPTSYVPDTVDLTDDALARKYWLTCFEEALDGVVKRAVASQPDAADAAERAEKFRQKYWSKLQTLRQQPFAYGTLTVRSLLDTREHCLNEFSFPDPYSKVKQKENGAALKCFQSVVRSLDSLRWEDRQLALVTGLLAGNVFDWGAKAVSDVLESDPQFGFEEAKGKLQERPWLVDSYNEWLQRLKGPPHKCALIFADNSGIDVILGVFPFVRELLFRGTEVILACNSGPALNDVTHSESLIVAERIAAMDPLVHSALREGRLLLVQTGSSSPCLDLSRLDQGLAELVRERGADLVVIEGMGRAVHTNYHAALRCESLKLAVVKNPWLADRLGGRLFSVIFKYEVPAE